One part of the Acidobacteriota bacterium genome encodes these proteins:
- a CDS encoding alpha/beta hydrolase translates to MISSNLPRTRLIIPIILLGLATPFCIAQAQPGKMIDMGGRRLHIVESGTGAATVVFESGLGEDVSTWDNVTPQVASFARAVTYDRAGIGESDQPVQPTTLSGMAADLHSLLQKANIPPPYILVGHSLGGMLVQVFAHAYPKEIAGLVLVDPEGGQLLDRLHAHMNSEDWAARQKALDEAMPKMPPAVQAEMNALTRNNHAEEQVIPLPDVPVILLTGTKKNPEFPGNPLEQDLKLELHKELLAKIHDGKHVLAPNSRHYIQNDQPQLVVDAIHDIVNQRTSQARPVPPKK, encoded by the coding sequence ATGATCTCTAGTAATTTACCAAGGACGCGGCTGATCATCCCAATCATCCTTCTTGGATTGGCGACGCCATTCTGCATTGCACAAGCACAGCCGGGGAAAATGATCGACATGGGCGGCCGCCGGCTGCACATCGTTGAGTCTGGCACCGGTGCGGCAACCGTCGTATTTGAGTCGGGCCTTGGCGAGGATGTGTCTACATGGGACAACGTGACGCCTCAAGTTGCGAGTTTCGCGCGCGCCGTCACTTATGACCGCGCCGGAATCGGAGAGTCAGATCAGCCCGTGCAACCCACCACGTTGTCGGGGATGGCCGCAGATCTGCACTCCCTTCTGCAAAAGGCCAACATTCCTCCTCCTTACATTCTGGTTGGTCATTCCCTCGGAGGAATGTTGGTTCAGGTTTTCGCGCATGCGTATCCAAAAGAAATTGCGGGGCTGGTACTTGTGGATCCAGAAGGCGGACAATTGCTCGATCGCCTGCATGCCCACATGAATTCTGAAGACTGGGCTGCCCGTCAAAAAGCGCTGGACGAAGCCATGCCCAAAATGCCTCCCGCGGTCCAGGCGGAGATGAACGCGCTCACAAGAAATAATCATGCAGAAGAGCAAGTCATTCCGTTACCGGACGTACCCGTGATTTTGCTGACCGGCACGAAAAAAAATCCTGAATTCCCTGGAAACCCGCTCGAGCAGGATCTCAAGCTGGAACTGCACAAGGAACTGCTGGCGAAAATTCATGACGGTAAACACGTGCTTGCGCCGAACTCGCGTCACTACATTCAGAATGATCAGCCGCAACTGGTCGTCGACGCCATTCATGATATTGTGAACCAACGAACCTCTCAGGCCAGACCCGTACCACCGAAAAAGTGA
- a CDS encoding flagellar hook basal-body protein: MDSGFYAACAGLRAQGQALEVAAHNLANLNTTGFRGQQTSFQSLVATARPSLPNVLNVATNNFGVLEGTDLDLQSGSLLTTGNLLDVGIEGKGFFAIQTAQGTRYTRNGNFRVARTGELISANGDPVLGENGIIRVPAGAISISADGTLSVNSAVAGKIRVVDFAPGTHPVSEGDMLINAPAASVVPARQASLRQGVLESSNVNAIGAVMALIAVQREAEMMQRALSLFHTEFNRIAANDLPHV, encoded by the coding sequence GTGGACAGCGGATTCTATGCAGCCTGCGCCGGACTGCGAGCCCAGGGTCAGGCGCTCGAAGTGGCGGCTCACAATCTCGCCAATCTGAACACAACGGGATTTCGCGGTCAGCAGACGTCGTTTCAAAGCCTGGTCGCAACCGCGCGGCCCAGCCTTCCCAATGTGCTCAATGTCGCCACCAATAATTTCGGTGTGCTCGAAGGCACCGATCTTGATCTTCAGTCCGGCAGTCTGCTGACAACCGGCAATCTGCTCGATGTTGGCATTGAAGGGAAAGGCTTCTTCGCCATTCAAACCGCCCAAGGGACGCGCTACACCCGCAATGGCAACTTCCGCGTAGCACGGACGGGCGAACTGATCTCCGCGAACGGCGATCCGGTCCTCGGAGAGAACGGAATCATCCGAGTCCCGGCAGGCGCGATTTCGATCAGTGCGGACGGAACGCTATCCGTGAACAGCGCGGTGGCGGGGAAGATTCGGGTCGTGGATTTCGCTCCCGGTACTCATCCGGTCTCCGAAGGCGACATGCTGATCAACGCCCCTGCAGCCAGCGTGGTGCCGGCGCGCCAAGCTTCTCTTCGCCAGGGTGTATTGGAATCGTCCAACGTGAATGCCATTGGCGCCGTCATGGCGTTGATCGCCGTGCAACGCGAAGCGGAGATGATGCAACGCGCGTTGTCGTTGTTTCATACCGAATTCAACCGCATTGCCGCAAACGATTTGCCCCACGTGTAG
- the plsX gene encoding phosphate acyltransferase PlsX, with product MPSVIALDAMGSDKAPKPEIEGALQAARHHGARVLLVGPEQVLKAELERYPGARRPAIDVVHASEVITMDDKVEAIRAKRDSSIRVGLRLVRDGKADGFVTAGNTGAAMATARMVLGSLPGVDRPALAAAFPTVLNTAAVLIDVGANVDCEPMNLAQFAIMGDIYCRAIFGKKRPRVGLLSIGEEESKGNELTREAFKLLKQLPIDFIGNVEGRDLYNGEVDLIVADGFVGNVALKTSEGVARLVRAVLKETLKSTITRQVGALLSRNAFSDFKKRLDHTEYGGAPLLGVKGVCIITHGSSNTNAIKNAIRVASEFAEGQVNETIARELTGLQAATAVTTP from the coding sequence ATGCCTAGCGTAATCGCTCTGGATGCGATGGGCTCCGACAAGGCGCCCAAGCCCGAGATCGAAGGCGCCCTGCAAGCGGCGCGTCATCACGGCGCGCGCGTTTTATTGGTCGGACCCGAGCAAGTCCTCAAGGCCGAACTGGAGCGCTATCCCGGCGCACGGCGGCCAGCCATCGACGTCGTCCATGCCAGTGAAGTCATCACCATGGACGACAAAGTCGAAGCCATCCGCGCGAAACGCGACTCGTCAATCCGCGTCGGCCTGCGCCTCGTCCGCGATGGCAAAGCCGACGGTTTCGTCACCGCCGGCAATACCGGTGCTGCGATGGCCACGGCTCGCATGGTACTTGGCTCACTTCCCGGCGTGGATCGTCCTGCCCTCGCTGCCGCGTTTCCGACCGTTCTGAACACCGCCGCGGTCTTGATCGACGTCGGCGCCAACGTAGACTGCGAACCCATGAATCTCGCGCAGTTTGCCATCATGGGTGACATCTACTGTCGCGCAATTTTTGGCAAGAAACGTCCGCGGGTTGGACTGCTTTCCATCGGCGAAGAGGAATCCAAAGGCAACGAACTCACGCGCGAAGCGTTCAAGCTTCTGAAGCAACTACCCATCGATTTCATCGGCAACGTGGAAGGACGCGATCTTTATAACGGCGAAGTCGATCTGATTGTCGCCGATGGCTTTGTCGGCAATGTCGCGCTGAAGACTTCTGAGGGTGTAGCGAGACTGGTCCGCGCTGTTTTGAAAGAAACGCTAAAGAGTACGATCACGCGGCAGGTCGGCGCTCTGCTTTCGCGCAACGCATTTTCGGACTTCAAGAAGCGCCTGGATCACACCGAATATGGCGGGGCACCGCTGCTCGGCGTGAAAGGCGTGTGCATCATCACGCACGGATCCTCGAACACGAATGCCATCAAGAACGCCATTCGCGTCGCTTCTGAATTTGCCGAAGGCCAGGTAAACGAAACCATCGCACGCGAACTGACAGGCCTGCAAGCGGCAACAGCGGTTACAACTCCGTAA
- the rpmF gene encoding 50S ribosomal protein L32 translates to MPNPKRRHSKMRTASRRAHDSLSKHSLSECPNCHEKKMPHRACAKCGHYKGREVLEVKEKS, encoded by the coding sequence ATGCCAAATCCAAAACGACGACATTCCAAGATGCGCACGGCCAGCCGGCGCGCTCATGACTCGCTCTCCAAGCATTCCCTGTCGGAATGCCCCAACTGTCACGAGAAGAAGATGCCGCATCGCGCCTGCGCGAAGTGCGGACACTACAAGGGCCGCGAAGTTCTTGAGGTCAAAGAGAAGTCCTAG
- a CDS encoding 30S ribosomal protein S1, with protein MSDSNTPENQPIPEATESFADAFSQYEKSHKRKPEDSGKPREGTVVAVTADSVLVDIGYKSEGIMLLAAFANDREQPKPGDKLLISVKGRNPEGYYELTRGKVERPADWDALEKAFNEKTTIVGTVTGVVKGGLTVDVGVRAFMPASRTGTREATEMEKLVGQEIRCRITKLDVTEEDVVVDRRIISEEEDVATRQRRFSELKEGDTVRGTVRSLADYGAFVDLGGVDGLLHVGEISWQRIAKPADVLNVGDQVEAKILKIEPDKRRISLSMKQLQAHPWDVVPDKYKTGERVRGTVTRVMDFGAFVEIEPGIEGLIHISEMSWAKRVRTAGDVVKPGETVEAVILGINPAERRIALGLKQALGDPWAEVARKLAPGSVIEGPVTNITKFGAFVQTAEGVEGMIHISEISAEKRINHPQDVLKVGQVVKAQVLAIDLEKRNIRLSMKQLVPSGLDEYIVEHQEGDVVTGRMVEVSGEHAKVELGEGVLAACRMDSNPAAKAAPAALPSSGKADLSSLGSMLQARWKTGPPAAETKPESARSGQIRKFKITKLDKEAKKIELEFA; from the coding sequence ATGTCTGATTCCAATACACCTGAAAACCAGCCCATTCCAGAGGCGACCGAATCGTTCGCCGACGCATTTTCCCAGTACGAGAAGAGTCACAAGCGGAAGCCGGAAGACTCTGGCAAGCCGCGCGAAGGCACAGTGGTGGCCGTGACTGCAGACTCCGTGCTGGTCGACATTGGATACAAGAGCGAAGGCATCATGTTGCTGGCCGCGTTCGCAAATGACCGTGAGCAGCCGAAGCCTGGTGACAAGCTGCTGATCTCGGTCAAAGGGCGCAATCCGGAGGGCTACTACGAACTCACGCGCGGAAAAGTGGAACGTCCGGCGGACTGGGACGCGCTCGAAAAAGCATTCAACGAGAAGACGACGATTGTCGGGACCGTGACCGGTGTGGTGAAGGGTGGGCTGACAGTTGATGTCGGGGTCCGAGCGTTCATGCCGGCGTCACGCACCGGGACGCGTGAAGCTACGGAAATGGAGAAGCTCGTCGGACAGGAAATTCGTTGCCGGATTACCAAGCTCGACGTCACCGAAGAAGATGTGGTGGTTGACCGTCGCATCATCTCTGAAGAGGAGGACGTCGCTACTCGGCAGCGCCGCTTCTCGGAATTGAAAGAAGGCGACACGGTGCGGGGCACGGTGCGAAGCCTCGCCGATTACGGCGCGTTCGTCGATCTCGGTGGAGTGGACGGCCTGCTGCACGTGGGCGAAATCTCGTGGCAACGGATTGCGAAGCCCGCTGATGTCCTCAACGTAGGCGATCAGGTCGAAGCGAAAATTCTGAAAATCGAACCGGACAAGCGGCGCATTTCGCTCAGCATGAAGCAGCTGCAGGCGCATCCCTGGGATGTCGTGCCGGATAAATACAAGACCGGCGAACGCGTCCGCGGCACCGTCACACGCGTGATGGATTTTGGTGCATTTGTCGAAATCGAACCCGGCATTGAAGGATTGATCCACATCTCTGAAATGTCATGGGCGAAGCGCGTGCGCACAGCCGGCGATGTTGTGAAACCGGGTGAGACGGTTGAGGCCGTAATCCTTGGCATAAATCCAGCTGAGCGCCGCATTGCTCTTGGATTGAAACAGGCGCTCGGCGATCCCTGGGCCGAGGTCGCGCGCAAACTCGCCCCCGGTTCCGTGATCGAAGGACCAGTTACGAACATCACCAAGTTTGGCGCATTCGTTCAAACGGCGGAAGGTGTGGAGGGCATGATCCACATCAGCGAGATCAGCGCCGAGAAGCGCATCAATCATCCCCAGGATGTGCTGAAGGTTGGACAGGTCGTCAAGGCGCAGGTGCTCGCCATCGACCTGGAGAAACGAAACATCCGGTTGAGCATGAAGCAGTTGGTGCCCTCGGGATTGGATGAGTACATCGTCGAGCATCAGGAAGGCGATGTTGTGACGGGCCGGATGGTCGAAGTGTCGGGCGAACACGCAAAAGTGGAATTGGGGGAGGGCGTTCTGGCAGCTTGTCGCATGGATTCGAACCCTGCTGCGAAAGCGGCACCGGCGGCGCTTCCGTCGTCAGGGAAGGCAGATTTATCTTCGTTGGGCTCGATGTTGCAGGCACGATGGAAGACCGGTCCACCTGCAGCCGAGACCAAGCCGGAGAGCGCTCGGAGCGGGCAGATTCGTAAATTCAAGATCACGAAACTCGACAAAGAAGCCAAAAAGATTGAATTGGAGTTTGCGTAG
- a CDS encoding DUF190 domain-containing protein: MAGEMAVQVTLYLTEGDSWQHRPLHLEILKYLREENVFGAVVFHAVAGFLGRSRVRTAHLVEAGGELPVVLTFVDTDEHVSRVIPHLRKMAAHRLIVRENVVIEQGSLD; the protein is encoded by the coding sequence ATGGCAGGCGAAATGGCAGTCCAAGTTACCCTTTACTTGACCGAAGGCGACTCCTGGCAGCATCGGCCGCTGCATCTCGAGATATTGAAATATCTGCGGGAAGAGAATGTTTTCGGAGCGGTCGTGTTCCATGCGGTCGCTGGATTTTTAGGACGAAGCCGTGTCCGGACCGCGCACCTGGTGGAAGCCGGAGGAGAGCTACCCGTAGTCCTTACGTTCGTGGACACCGACGAACATGTCAGTCGCGTGATCCCGCACCTGCGGAAGATGGCTGCCCATCGGCTGATTGTGCGCGAGAACGTCGTGATCGAGCAGGGGAGTCTGGACTAG
- a CDS encoding DUF177 domain-containing protein, producing the protein MFIEIKDLETNPIDFREQYSPGAIDLGPELRQLTPLHTEGRADLVEEHHGKHKIIQDIRLQGKLATSLQADCARCVEPVIHELTREFDLLYRPLGSDAGRDELSVTDAEAEIGYYQGEGLLLEDAVREQVLLALPLKMVCREDCKGLCPQCGQNLNEGACACVPPVQDLRWSALKEIRDKLNQ; encoded by the coding sequence ATGTTCATCGAAATCAAGGATTTAGAGACAAACCCGATCGATTTCCGGGAGCAATACAGCCCCGGCGCGATCGACCTTGGACCAGAGTTGCGACAACTGACTCCCCTGCACACCGAGGGACGGGCAGATCTGGTCGAGGAACATCACGGCAAGCATAAGATCATCCAGGACATCCGGCTGCAGGGCAAGCTGGCGACGAGCCTGCAAGCAGACTGTGCCCGGTGCGTTGAGCCGGTGATTCATGAACTGACCAGGGAGTTCGACTTGCTGTACCGGCCCCTGGGTTCCGACGCTGGACGCGACGAACTTTCGGTGACCGACGCGGAAGCCGAGATCGGCTATTACCAGGGCGAAGGGTTGCTGCTGGAAGATGCCGTCCGCGAGCAAGTGTTGTTGGCTTTGCCACTCAAGATGGTTTGCCGCGAAGACTGCAAGGGCTTATGCCCGCAATGCGGTCAGAACTTGAATGAAGGTGCGTGCGCCTGTGTACCGCCGGTTCAGGACTTACGCTGGTCGGCGCTGAAAGAAATACGGGACAAATTGAATCAATAA
- a CDS encoding chemotaxis protein CheX: MNDLGSNPAAAQSALSAKPQATAASHQQEWPPLLELAAQEVFDIMLDGPLGQAMPSQAEAGENFTAMVGLAGSLRGVVTFFCGAQPAHQIAARMLRLDAACSEEQVCDAIGEICNMIAGNFKNKLTGLDKPCLLSVPAVVTGRAYRFHSLAGGESLEVMLTLAGWPLIVRLDIHA, encoded by the coding sequence ATGAATGACCTTGGCTCAAATCCAGCTGCAGCCCAGAGTGCTTTGAGCGCAAAACCGCAGGCCACAGCTGCTTCACACCAGCAGGAATGGCCGCCTCTTCTTGAATTGGCCGCACAGGAAGTATTCGACATCATGCTGGATGGGCCGCTGGGACAGGCAATGCCATCCCAGGCCGAAGCGGGAGAGAATTTCACCGCCATGGTCGGGCTGGCGGGCTCGTTGCGTGGAGTGGTCACCTTCTTCTGCGGAGCCCAACCGGCACATCAGATTGCCGCCCGCATGCTGAGACTCGATGCTGCTTGTTCCGAAGAACAAGTCTGTGACGCGATTGGTGAGATTTGTAACATGATTGCCGGAAATTTTAAGAATAAACTTACCGGCCTCGACAAGCCTTGCCTGTTGAGTGTGCCCGCCGTCGTGACCGGCCGTGCGTACCGCTTTCATTCCCTGGCAGGCGGCGAGTCCTTGGAAGTCATGCTCACATTAGCCGGCTGGCCGCTCATTGTCCGGCTCGATATTCACGCCTGA
- the fabD gene encoding ACP S-malonyltransferase has protein sequence MSSSSPIAFLFPGQGSQAVGMGKELAANYPVARQTFEEADDALRYKLSQLCFEGPEDKLKLTEITQPAILTASIAAFRVLRERSPKPDFVVGHSLGEYSAHVAAGTLKFVDALRAVRNRGQYMQEAVPVGVGAMAAILGMPLDKVTDICHASAQGEVCQPANINSPEQIVVSGHAAAVQRAIHLATERGAKKAVSLPVSAPFHCALMQPAQDRLAIDLQKLDFQNPACPVVCNVDAALITEAEPARAALIRQVTGSVQWEPSIRLLIEKGINMFVEVGPGKVLWGLMRQIDRSKTCLTVGDEASLQKTLSQFSDTSV, from the coding sequence ATGAGCTCATCATCTCCTATCGCGTTTCTCTTTCCCGGACAAGGGTCTCAGGCCGTCGGCATGGGCAAGGAACTGGCTGCCAACTATCCAGTCGCCCGGCAGACCTTCGAGGAAGCCGACGACGCCCTGCGCTACAAACTTTCGCAACTGTGCTTTGAGGGACCGGAAGACAAGCTCAAGCTGACCGAGATCACGCAACCCGCGATCTTGACCGCGTCCATCGCAGCGTTTCGGGTGTTGCGCGAACGAAGCCCCAAACCAGACTTCGTCGTCGGACACAGTCTCGGCGAGTATTCCGCTCACGTCGCTGCCGGCACATTGAAGTTTGTGGACGCCTTACGCGCTGTCCGTAATCGGGGACAGTACATGCAGGAAGCTGTCCCGGTCGGTGTTGGTGCGATGGCCGCCATCCTCGGCATGCCGCTCGACAAGGTCACCGACATTTGCCACGCATCCGCGCAAGGCGAAGTCTGCCAGCCTGCCAACATCAATTCACCGGAGCAGATCGTCGTCTCCGGACATGCGGCAGCGGTCCAGCGCGCCATCCATCTGGCCACGGAACGCGGTGCCAAGAAAGCTGTCAGCCTTCCCGTAAGCGCCCCCTTCCATTGCGCCCTGATGCAGCCCGCGCAAGACCGCCTTGCAATTGATCTGCAGAAACTGGACTTTCAGAATCCCGCTTGCCCGGTGGTTTGCAACGTAGATGCCGCCCTCATCACCGAGGCGGAACCTGCGCGAGCCGCATTGATCCGCCAAGTGACAGGATCGGTGCAGTGGGAACCCTCGATCCGCCTGCTGATCGAAAAGGGCATCAATATGTTTGTCGAAGTCGGTCCCGGGAAAGTCTTATGGGGACTGATGCGGCAGATCGATCGCTCGAAGACCTGCTTGACCGTGGGCGATGAAGCATCGCTTCAGAAGACCTTGTCGCAATTTTCCGACACGTCGGTCTGA
- a CDS encoding glycoside hydrolase family 5 protein yields MTASRKVRCIAALFLVVVLTSFAVSQTAPPPTVSPAVARAQHLRRGINLSEWFAQVWDKRGYTREHFETWTTVDDIALIKSMGFDHVRLSVNPQPMFTMNQPQKLPPEYLSYLDAAVKMILDHGLVVVIDMHPESDFKQRLAKDDSFVEQFSDFWRAVAQHYSAWDPDRVIFEVLNEPELGDRYRWVGVQTKLASAIREGAPKHTIIAAGARWSDDDDLLFQEPLRDPNVIYNFHFYEPHIFTHQGATWGEYYWHWLKGLHYPSTPETAEQVAMLVPSEVDRLRVIRYGRDHWDAARMESEMKQAAEWADRRGVSLVCNEFGVYRMADPQDRVGWIHDVRVALEHNKIGWTMWDYSGSFGVVTKKDGRAIPDDGALKALGLK; encoded by the coding sequence ATGACGGCATCCCGCAAGGTGCGATGTATAGCGGCTTTGTTTCTTGTTGTTGTGTTGACGTCCTTCGCTGTTTCCCAGACCGCTCCTCCCCCGACTGTTTCGCCGGCCGTTGCACGGGCGCAACATTTGCGCCGCGGCATCAATCTCAGCGAATGGTTCGCGCAGGTCTGGGACAAGCGCGGCTACACGCGCGAGCATTTCGAAACATGGACGACCGTCGACGACATTGCTCTGATCAAATCCATGGGCTTCGATCACGTGCGATTGAGCGTCAACCCGCAGCCCATGTTCACGATGAACCAGCCGCAGAAGCTCCCGCCGGAATATCTGTCCTATCTCGATGCCGCGGTGAAGATGATCCTCGACCACGGCCTGGTCGTCGTCATCGACATGCATCCCGAAAGTGACTTCAAGCAACGCCTCGCGAAAGATGACTCGTTCGTCGAACAGTTCTCTGACTTCTGGCGCGCCGTCGCACAACACTACTCCGCATGGGATCCCGACCGGGTCATTTTTGAAGTTCTGAACGAACCCGAGTTAGGCGACCGCTACCGCTGGGTGGGCGTACAGACGAAACTCGCGTCCGCGATCCGCGAAGGCGCTCCGAAGCACACGATTATTGCGGCTGGCGCACGATGGTCGGACGACGACGACCTGCTGTTTCAAGAACCCCTGCGGGATCCGAACGTGATTTACAACTTCCATTTCTACGAGCCGCACATCTTCACTCATCAGGGGGCGACCTGGGGAGAATACTACTGGCACTGGCTGAAGGGACTGCATTATCCCTCGACGCCGGAAACAGCGGAACAGGTTGCGATGCTTGTGCCAAGCGAAGTGGATCGCTTGCGAGTCATCCGCTATGGACGTGATCACTGGGATGCCGCCCGCATGGAGTCAGAAATGAAGCAAGCCGCCGAATGGGCTGACCGGCGCGGCGTTTCGCTGGTCTGCAATGAGTTTGGCGTTTACCGTATGGCCGACCCGCAAGACCGCGTTGGCTGGATTCATGACGTCCGCGTCGCTCTCGAACACAATAAGATCGGCTGGACGATGTGGGACTACTCTGGATCGTTCGGCGTGGTGACGAAGAAAGACGGCCGCGCGATTCCAGATGACGGCGCGTTGAAGGCGCTGGGGCTGAAGTGA
- the crcB gene encoding fluoride efflux transporter CrcB — protein MGAVAGASTRYFLNGLVARNVSSAFPYGTLLINVTGSLVLGFFLAYSSERVLLDPRWRLLIAIGFCGSYTTFSSYAFESFALMEQGQWTLASFNILTSTVLCLVAVMVGAALARGL, from the coding sequence TTGGGCGCCGTGGCAGGAGCGTCTACCCGCTACTTTCTGAATGGTCTGGTCGCACGAAATGTCTCATCCGCATTTCCCTATGGCACGTTGCTCATTAATGTCACAGGGAGTCTTGTGCTTGGTTTCTTCCTCGCTTACTCCTCCGAACGTGTGCTGCTTGATCCGCGCTGGCGGTTGCTGATCGCGATCGGCTTCTGCGGTTCGTACACTACGTTTTCGAGCTACGCCTTCGAGAGCTTTGCGCTGATGGAGCAAGGCCAGTGGACCTTGGCGAGTTTCAACATCTTAACCAGTACCGTGCTGTGCCTGGTGGCGGTGATGGTGGGTGCTGCTCTGGCTCGCGGGTTGTAG
- a CDS encoding MATE family efflux transporter — protein sequence MESVSTIDTLQPASKNLWESLWEAIRGSHQDYTTGSLNRAILLLAVPMVLEMVLESLFAVVDVFWVGRLGANAVATVGLTESLLSLIFAVGIGLSLSTTAMVSRRIGEKDPEGAAVAGVQAIVLGLVTSIAIGIPCFIYAPDLLRLMGASNDIVVMGSGYARIALGGSGAILMIFLNNAIFRGAGDAAIAMRLLWVSNIINLVLDPCLIFGWGPFPRMGVTGAALATFTGRSIGVGYQFYRLLRGSERIRILTRQIRVDLKVLLRLVRVSLTGILQFAIAHTSWIGLVRIVSIFGADALAGYTIAIRIVVFLILPSWGLSNAAATLVGQNLGAKKPERAEQAVWRTGFYNMLFLGSIGLLFIFFAEPIVRLFTQDPEVIPLAAKCLRIVSYGNIGYAYGMVMLQAFNGAGDTVTPTIVNFFGFWLLEIPLAYWLAIPMRWHSDGVFYAIVIAECAIAASSAVLFKRGKWKAQTI from the coding sequence ATGGAATCAGTGTCGACAATCGATACTCTACAGCCCGCCTCTAAGAATTTGTGGGAGTCGCTGTGGGAAGCCATCCGCGGATCTCATCAGGACTACACAACCGGAAGTTTGAACCGGGCGATCCTGTTGCTCGCCGTGCCCATGGTTCTGGAGATGGTGCTGGAATCGCTATTCGCGGTCGTCGACGTGTTCTGGGTCGGACGGCTCGGCGCCAACGCGGTTGCCACCGTCGGCCTCACGGAATCGCTGCTGAGTTTGATATTTGCGGTGGGCATCGGGTTGAGCTTGTCGACCACGGCGATGGTATCGCGTCGTATCGGAGAAAAAGATCCCGAAGGTGCAGCGGTTGCCGGAGTGCAAGCGATTGTGCTGGGGCTGGTCACCTCAATCGCGATCGGGATCCCGTGTTTCATTTACGCACCGGACTTGCTTCGCCTGATGGGCGCGTCGAACGACATCGTGGTGATGGGCAGCGGCTACGCCCGCATCGCGCTCGGCGGGAGTGGCGCGATCCTGATGATCTTCCTGAACAACGCGATCTTTCGTGGCGCAGGTGATGCGGCGATCGCGATGCGCCTGCTATGGGTATCGAACATCATCAATCTGGTGCTTGATCCCTGCCTGATTTTTGGTTGGGGACCATTTCCGCGCATGGGTGTCACCGGCGCTGCTCTGGCCACTTTCACGGGACGCAGCATCGGCGTTGGCTATCAGTTTTACCGCTTGCTGCGCGGGAGTGAACGCATCCGCATTCTCACGCGCCAGATTCGCGTCGACCTCAAAGTGCTCTTGCGGTTGGTACGCGTGTCGTTGACTGGCATCCTGCAGTTTGCCATTGCGCATACCAGTTGGATTGGCCTGGTACGGATCGTGAGCATCTTTGGCGCTGATGCGCTCGCCGGATACACGATCGCAATTCGCATCGTCGTGTTTCTCATTCTGCCGTCCTGGGGACTGAGCAACGCTGCCGCCACGCTGGTCGGGCAAAACCTGGGAGCGAAGAAGCCGGAGCGCGCCGAGCAGGCCGTATGGCGCACTGGCTTCTACAACATGCTGTTCCTGGGATCGATCGGCTTGTTGTTCATCTTTTTTGCAGAACCAATAGTGCGGTTGTTCACGCAGGATCCGGAAGTGATTCCGCTGGCGGCGAAATGCCTGCGCATCGTCAGCTACGGAAATATCGGATACGCCTACGGCATGGTCATGCTGCAGGCCTTTAACGGGGCCGGGGATACAGTCACGCCCACGATCGTGAATTTCTTCGGCTTCTGGCTGCTGGAGATCCCGCTCGCGTACTGGCTGGCCATCCCGATGCGATGGCATTCGGATGGAGTGTTCTACGCAATTGTGATCGCGGAGTGCGCCATTGCAGCGTCGAGCGCAGTGCTGTTCAAGCGCGGGAAATGGAAGGCACAGACGATCTGA